One genomic segment of Impatiens glandulifera chromosome 6, dImpGla2.1, whole genome shotgun sequence includes these proteins:
- the LOC124943443 gene encoding E3 ubiquitin-protein ligase mind-bomb-like — MVLIPNSKQHLIQYINNVIHDVFCKEDDFSSSEYDFNSSDEEDTIETNENNIAPHFKDMALAIKKRDVNGLQIAINNFTGNIDEYSIDGETALHYACKCYSRKSFELLVKRGANMEAKNKDGGIPLHTACDIGLFNIVEFIFNNISDRDIRKRMLNSIDSDGSTPMHNAVSENIKIVELLLDIVIETDNSAGINKMLQAVNTYGDTPLHEAALYGKVKIVKLLLEVGASPHTRNNEGNVSF, encoded by the exons ATGGTGCTTATCCCCAATAGTAAACAACATTTGAtccaatatattaataatgttattcatGACGTTTTCTGCAAGGAAGATGATTTCAGTAGTAGCGAATATGATTTCAATAGCAGCGACGAAGAAGACACAATAGAGactaatgaaaataatattgctCCCCATTTCAAAGATATGGCTCTAGCCATTAAGAAACGAGATGTTAATGGACTTCAAATCGCCATAA aTAATTTTACTGGAAATATAGACGAATATTCAATAGATGGAGAAACTGCTCTTCACTATGCATGTAAATGTTATAGTCGAAAATCTTTTGAg TTACTAGTTAAAAGGGGTGCTAATATGGAGGCTAAAAATAAAGATGGAGGCATTCCTCTCCATACTGCTTGTGATATTGGTTTGTTTAATATTGTTGaatttatattcaataatatcAGTGATAGAGATATTAGAAAGAGAATGTTAAACTCAATTGATAGCGATGGCTCAAcg CCTATGCATAATGCAGTGagtgaaaatatcaaaattgttGAACTATTGTTAGATATTGTTATTGAGACCGATAATTCAGCtggtataaataaaatgttacaaGCAGTTAATACATACGGTGATACG cCTTTACATGAAGCAGCATTATATGGAAAagttaaaattgtaaaattattgCTAGAAGTGGGTGCTTCTCCTCACACACGTAATAATGAAGGAAAtgttagtttttaa
- the LOC124943444 gene encoding secreted RxLR effector protein 161-like: MITYKFEMNMMGELSFILRLQVRQLEGGTFINEVKYTKELLKKFCMESCFAASTPISSSIKFDKDEDCQSVDITAYRGIIGSLLYLTASRPDILFAFGVCRRFQANPKQSHYVSAKRILKYLKGTQNVELWYPKDSNFNLISYYSADYACCKVNRKSTSRTCQFPVDRLISWYNKKQTSIATSTAEVEYLVVGICCAQLLWMQQQLKYFGI; this comes from the coding sequence ATGATCACATATAAGTTTGAGATGAACATGATGGGAGAGTTAAGCTTCATTCTAcgccttcaagttcgtcaacttgaaggaGGTACATTCATCAATGAAGTAAAGTATACAAAGGAGTTGTTAAAGAAGTTCTGCATGGAGAGCTGCTTTGCTGCCTCAACTCCTATAAGCTCATCAATCAAGTTTGACAAGGATGAAGATTGTCAGTCTGTTGATATTACGGCCTACCGGGGAATCATTGGATCATTGCTCTACCTCacagccagccgaccggacatTCTATTTGCATTTGGAGTTTGcagaagattccaggctaatcctaaacaatctcattatgtatCTGCtaagagaatattaaaatatcttaagggcACTCAAAATGTGgaactgtggtatccgaaggattccaatttcaatttgatAAGCTACTATAGTGCAGATTATGCTTGTTGTAAGGTGAACAGGAAAAGCACCAGTCGAACGTGCCAGTTCCCTGTTGATCGGCTTATCTCGTGGTACAACAAGAAGCAAACTTCTATTGCAACATCAACGGCTGAAGTAGAGTATCTTGTTGTTGGAATTTGTTGTGCTCAGCTTCTGTGGATGCAACAACAATTGaaatattttggtatttaa